A window from Longimicrobiales bacterium encodes these proteins:
- a CDS encoding ABC transporter permease subunit — MSGEPSVGGNRSVLLTLFRYEIKRLMRDTRMILIAIVAPLVLFPVMILVMRAVEQNEERRLEDTVYEYAVTGDEAEWGRRMVAAALELEANDPDTTRNPVRFQEVQTNEADSLLIAAEIHVVVEALSPEAFERIRAEEEAAADAEREAAGEEDEAEEEDESEPELSLPAVRLRHRGQSDFSRTASRLLGSRIAEVRSELRDSVYRAGGLPIEVSQIASVTTENTASAEREGGAMLGLALTPFLLLLMLSGGSIMAVDTISGEKERGTLETLLTTAAARSDIVTAKMMGVIAVGIAVAAINILNLLLYLVLGIVDLPEQFAIALSPLDLVLFLILFLPLTVLVASALLLLSGYAKSYKEYQIYFFPLFLVFLVPSLAGMLPGMDLRSAIAFFPIAGIGVAVREIMIGEYDWPFLMLAFASTGTAAWYAARLTEKTLSTERLISASDLDEADLTGGAALFPRHVLRWFGVMWVTLLITSLWFGESLGLRGQILVNLWGIFLGGSLLMVRVYKLDPKTVFALRPVHPAVWLAVLIGIPSGYIVGMGLAGLVNTYVFPVPQPVLESFGESLLGDDLPLWQIILFLTITPGILEELAFRGALLHGLRKTFRPVVVCLVVGAIFGLFHVSLFRLLPTGFLGVLFAGATLLTGSIFPAMLWHFGNNFIGIVPVQLGWITEETVIPMWTYGVGLVGLAVVFAILWRVRTPYPDLKKKKPEEFM; from the coding sequence GTGAGCGGAGAACCTTCCGTCGGAGGAAACCGGAGCGTTCTCCTTACGCTGTTCCGGTACGAGATCAAGCGTCTTATGCGCGATACGCGCATGATCCTGATCGCGATCGTGGCACCACTCGTCCTCTTCCCCGTCATGATCCTCGTGATGCGGGCGGTCGAGCAGAACGAAGAGAGACGACTCGAGGATACCGTATACGAATACGCCGTAACCGGTGACGAAGCTGAGTGGGGCCGGCGGATGGTCGCGGCCGCGCTTGAACTGGAAGCGAATGATCCGGACACGACCCGGAACCCGGTTCGATTCCAGGAGGTCCAGACGAACGAGGCCGACTCACTGTTGATTGCGGCGGAGATCCACGTCGTCGTCGAAGCCCTGTCGCCCGAGGCATTCGAGCGGATTCGTGCGGAGGAAGAGGCCGCGGCTGACGCGGAACGTGAAGCTGCGGGGGAAGAAGACGAAGCAGAGGAAGAAGACGAGTCCGAGCCTGAGCTGTCGCTGCCCGCGGTGCGCCTCAGGCATCGAGGCCAGAGTGACTTTTCACGCACGGCATCGCGTCTGCTCGGGAGCCGGATCGCGGAAGTGCGCTCGGAGCTTCGTGACAGCGTCTACCGCGCAGGTGGGCTCCCCATCGAGGTCAGCCAGATCGCGTCGGTCACGACGGAGAACACCGCGAGCGCAGAGCGCGAAGGTGGCGCGATGCTGGGGCTCGCACTGACGCCCTTCCTGCTTCTTCTCATGCTGAGTGGCGGCTCGATCATGGCCGTCGATACGATAAGCGGTGAAAAGGAACGGGGAACGCTCGAAACTCTTCTTACGACAGCGGCGGCCCGGTCGGACATCGTCACAGCGAAGATGATGGGCGTCATCGCGGTGGGCATCGCGGTGGCGGCCATCAACATCCTGAACCTGCTGCTCTACCTCGTGCTCGGGATCGTGGACCTGCCGGAGCAATTCGCGATCGCGCTATCGCCACTCGATCTGGTTCTGTTCCTGATCCTCTTCCTGCCGCTCACCGTTCTCGTGGCGAGCGCGCTGTTGCTCCTGTCGGGGTATGCGAAGAGTTACAAGGAATACCAGATCTACTTCTTCCCGCTCTTCCTCGTATTCCTCGTGCCGTCGCTCGCCGGAATGCTGCCGGGCATGGACCTGAGGTCCGCGATCGCGTTCTTCCCGATCGCCGGCATCGGGGTAGCGGTTCGTGAGATCATGATCGGTGAGTACGACTGGCCCTTCCTGATGCTGGCGTTCGCCTCGACCGGCACCGCCGCGTGGTATGCTGCGCGGCTCACCGAGAAGACACTGTCGACTGAGCGGCTGATCTCGGCATCGGACCTGGACGAAGCCGATCTCACAGGCGGCGCGGCACTTTTCCCTCGCCACGTGTTGCGTTGGTTCGGTGTGATGTGGGTGACGCTCCTGATCACCTCGCTCTGGTTCGGGGAATCGCTCGGGCTGCGGGGCCAGATCCTCGTGAACCTCTGGGGGATCTTCCTCGGTGGATCACTCCTGATGGTGCGCGTCTACAAGCTCGATCCAAAGACCGTGTTCGCACTCAGGCCGGTTCATCCGGCCGTCTGGCTCGCCGTGCTGATCGGAATCCCCTCGGGGTACATCGTCGGCATGGGACTTGCCGGGCTCGTGAACACCTACGTCTTCCCGGTCCCTCAACCGGTGCTCGAATCGTTCGGGGAATCGCTCCTGGGCGACGACCTGCCGCTTTGGCAAATCATCCTCTTCCTCACGATCACGCCGGGGATTCTGGAGGAGCTGGCTTTCCGAGGGGCACTGCTGCACGGCCTCAGGAAGACCTTCCGTCCCGTGGTCGTCTGTCTCGTAGTGGGAGCGATCTTCGGGCTCTTCCACGTGTCGCTCTTCAGACTGCTACCGACTGGCTTCCTCGGTGTGCTGTTCGCGGGTGCGACTCTGCTTACGGGTTCGATCTTCCCGGCCATGCTCTGGCATTTCGGCAACAACTTCATCGGCATCGTGCCCGTTCAACTCGGGTGGATCACCGAAGAGACCGTGATCCCGATGTGGACGTATGGCGTGGGGCTCGTCGGGTTGGCAGTCGTCTTTGCGATCCTCTGGCGGGTGCGGACCCCCTACCCAGACCTGAAGAAGAAGAAGCCTGAGGAGTTCATGTGA